One Benincasa hispida cultivar B227 chromosome 5, ASM972705v1, whole genome shotgun sequence genomic window carries:
- the LOC120078503 gene encoding GPI-anchored protein LLG1-like isoform X1, with protein MAFNQRYCFYFALLFLFIAFAYSHSPFLSYEALKAGKFTGRSLLQAKKSCPVDMEGQNYTILTSKCKGPQYPPALCCEALLEFCCGFVDELNDMTNNCAETMFSYINLYGQYPPGLFANQCKEGEQGLSCDKALKDQAEKAEIKASSSASSLLTRPELHSLALALAPTFMLYLLL; from the exons ATGGCGTTTAATCAACGTTATTGCTTCTATTTTGCCCTTCTCTTCCTTTTCATTGCATTTGCTTACTCTCATTCCCCATTCctctctt ATGAGGCACTCAAAGCTGGTAAATTTACTGGGCGTTCCCTTCTTCAGGCCAAAAAAA GTTGCCCAGTAGACATGGAAGGGCAGAATTACACAATCCTAACAAGCAAATGCAAAGGCCCTCAATACCCACCAGCACTCTGTTGTGAGGCATTGTTGGAATTTTGCTGTGGCTTTGTTGATGAATTAAACGACATGACCAACAATTGTGCTGAGACAATGTTTAGTTACATAAATCTCTATGGCCAATACCCTCCTGGCCTCTTTGCCAATCAATGCAAAGAAGGGGAACAAGGTCTTTCTTGTGACAAAGCCCTCAAAGACCAGGCCGAGAAAGCCGAGATCAAAGCTTCATCTTCTGCTTCGTCTCTACTAACTCGACCCGAACTTCattctcttgctctcgctctcgctcctaCTTTTATGCTCTATTTGTTGTTGTAG
- the LOC120078298 gene encoding uncharacterized protein LOC120078298, with protein sequence MKKTGLFAASVAAASATALSAPPSSAGILKTTFSHQEQVTRDQEITTPSRRSPPSTAAEQFAPRFDGLRFIETLVTAHR encoded by the exons ATGAAGAAAACAGGGCTGTTCGCCGCCTCCGTCGCCGCCGCCTCCGCCACCGCCCTGTCTGCTCCGCCGTCCTCCGCCGGCATCCTCAAAACCACTTTCTCCCATCAG GAACAAGTCACCAGAGATCAAGAAATTACTACTCCATCCAGAAGATCTCCGCCGTCTACGGCGGCGGAACAATTTGCTCCGAGATTCGATGGGTTGCGATTCATTGAAACTCTTGTCACTGCTCATAGATGA
- the LOC120078503 gene encoding GPI-anchored protein LLG1-like isoform X2 has protein sequence MAFNQHEALKAGKFTGRSLLQAKKSCPVDMEGQNYTILTSKCKGPQYPPALCCEALLEFCCGFVDELNDMTNNCAETMFSYINLYGQYPPGLFANQCKEGEQGLSCDKALKDQAEKAEIKASSSASSLLTRPELHSLALALAPTFMLYLLL, from the exons ATGGCGTTTAATCAAC ATGAGGCACTCAAAGCTGGTAAATTTACTGGGCGTTCCCTTCTTCAGGCCAAAAAAA GTTGCCCAGTAGACATGGAAGGGCAGAATTACACAATCCTAACAAGCAAATGCAAAGGCCCTCAATACCCACCAGCACTCTGTTGTGAGGCATTGTTGGAATTTTGCTGTGGCTTTGTTGATGAATTAAACGACATGACCAACAATTGTGCTGAGACAATGTTTAGTTACATAAATCTCTATGGCCAATACCCTCCTGGCCTCTTTGCCAATCAATGCAAAGAAGGGGAACAAGGTCTTTCTTGTGACAAAGCCCTCAAAGACCAGGCCGAGAAAGCCGAGATCAAAGCTTCATCTTCTGCTTCGTCTCTACTAACTCGACCCGAACTTCattctcttgctctcgctctcgctcctaCTTTTATGCTCTATTTGTTGTTGTAG